CGCGCACCTGCCACCAGTGGCGCACCATGCCGAGCTGGGACAGCACGAAGGTGACAAAGACGTTGATGCTGTAAAGGACGATGAGGATGTCCACGGCCCCGTCGGTGGCCAGAAGCAGGATCAGGCCGGCTACCCCCATAAGGGCGATGCCGTTTTGGGTGACGAGGCGATCCGAGAGCAGGGCAAAGCGGGTGGGAAACCAGCGGTCCAGGGCCATGTTGGACAACACCCGGGGGCCGTCGACAAAGCCGGCCTGGGCGGCCACGAACAGCAACAGGGCCTCGGAGACCAGGGTGATAAGGACGAAGCCGCCGCCAACCGTCGGTCCGAAGCCGGCGGCCATGCTCTCAAACAGGACGGCGTTTAAGGTTTTGCCCGGCACGGCCGTCACCCGGTAGAGGATAAAGCACAAAATGAGTCCGACCACGGTCAGGGACAGGGACAGGGCCATGTAGAGCATGGTCCGCTTGCCGGTTTTCTCCTTGGGTTCGCGCAGGATGGGCAGGCCGTTGGACACGGCCTCGATGCCGGTATAGGTGCCCGCGCCCATGCTGTAGGCGTGCAGCACCAGGAGCAGCATGCCGACTGTGCCCAGTTCGCTTCTGGCCGCGCCGACATCGGCCCCAACCCGGGTGACCACGGCCGGCAGGTCCATGGCGTGGGACCAGAGGCCGTAGCCGATGCCCAGGGCGTGGGTGACGACGAAGACCATGAAGACCGGCACCAGGACCAGCACCGATTCCTTGACCCCGCGCAGGTTTAACAGCGTCAGGGCGATGATGCCGGCCGCAGCCACGGGCAGCCGGTAGGGCAGCCACTCGGGGGGCAGGAAGCTGAAAACGGCGTCGGCCCCGCTGGCAATGGAGATGGCGATGGTCAGCACGTAGTCGATGAGCAGGGCGCAGCCCGAGACCATGCCCACGGTTGGCGACAGGAGTTTGCTGGCCACGAGGTAGCCGCCGCCGCCCGAGGGAAAGAGTTCGATGATCTGGGAATAGGCGGCGCTGATGATGATGATGGTGGCGGCCGAGGCCAGGGCCACGAACACGGCCAGGAAGCCGTGCTGGCCCAGGGCCAGGTAGGCCTCGGCCGGGCCGTAGCAGGAGGAGGACAGGCCGTCGGCCCCAAGGCCCACCCAGGCGAAAAAGGCGATGAGCGAGAGATTATGGAATACCGAGTGGTCGGCCAGATTGAGCGAGCGGCCAAACAGCACGCGGCGCAACCAGGCCAGGGGCCGGATGGGGGAATCGGACATGGTTTTTCCTCGCAACGACGCAGGCACGGGCCATTGGCTGGTCACAACCAGCCAACAGAGGCGAAAAGGGGAGCAGGGGAACGGGGCCAGCCTCAGACGACGGCGAGGAGGCGTCCTGGCGGATGGGCCTTGGCAAGGAAGGCAGGACGAAAAGGATCGGGATCGGACAGGAGCGGGCGCAGCCCGGGAGCATGGGCGTCGAACAACATGAGGCATCCCTCCGGAGACCGGTTGCGGGAAACCTGCCTGGCGACAAGCGGTTTCCCCTTCGACGTCTACGAGGTTAGCTGACGGGCTCGGGCCGAAGAGGTTGCCCTACGCCGGAAGACCGGCGATACGCCCCGGGAAAGTGGGTCCCCCGCTTCCGCCACGGGCGGAACTCGACGTTGGAAGCCAGATAACGCCGGCCTTGGCCGGCGTCAAGCGTTTGCCGCCGGGGCCAGGACGGGGGCGTCGTCGTCCTGCCCGGGAAGCAGCCCGTGGCGGGCCAGGAATTGTTCGGGCGTGCCGGGATAGGTGAGCATTTTGTGCGTGAAAATGGCGCTAAACTGTTCGGCAAAGGGTTCGCGCCGACCTTCGCGCTCATAGAGGGCCTCGATGAGCCGGATGAAATCCTGCCGCTGCTCCCGGATTTTGAGCAGGGTGCGCAGCCGCACCACCCGGGGGGACAGGTCCTGGGCGATCAGGTCGGCCACGGCGGCGGCAACGGCCCGGGGGTCAGGTTCCACCACCCGGCTGATTTCCGGATCGAGGAAGGCGTCGCGTCCGCCCTGGCTCGGGGTGGAGACCACGGGCAGACCGCAGAGCATGTACTCGGTGGTGGCGTAATTGCCGCCTTCCACCTGGGACAGGCACAGCCCCACCCTGGCCCGGTTGATGGCCTGGCACATGGCGGCGGGACCAAGCTTGCGGTACGCGCCGTCAACCGGATCATGATTGGGCAGGACCATGCCGGGCATGGTGCGCGTCAGGTGGCGCACATAGGTCTGCTGCTTGTCCGGGTCGGTCGGGTCGAAATAGTACAAAAGCTCCCAGGACGGGATGCGTCGGGCCAGGGTATGGCGTTTGAAGGGGAGCGGCCGGGCGGTATAGACGGCGTCGAGGTCCTTGTTCACGTCCGGCAGGGGACGAAAGATCGCTTCGTCGAGAAAGGCGTTGTGGTGGCACAGGTAGTTGGGCAGGCCGATGCGTTCGAGCAGGGCGTTTTCTTCCTGGGCGTTGGTCAGGAAGATGTACTCATGCAGCGGGTACATGTCACGCATGAGACTGTAGAACTGTTTGGTGCGCACGAGCACGCCGCGATCCAGCAGCGACCACCAGTTGCCCATGAGGAAATAGGCTTTGCGATGCGCCAGATAGGGAGAAAGCTGCATGGGCGCGCCAAGGGGCAGTCCGTAGGAGATGATGATGAGCGGATCCCGGCTGACCAGATGGCAGCGCAGGGTTTCGCGTACGGAAAGGCGGAAGGCAGAGCTTGGCGGCGTGGTCATGCGGCTCCCTCTTGGCGTGGTTTGCCTGTCCGGACATGTCTCGGGCGGGCCGGAGCAAGGAGATGCAGGAACCGGGCCAGGAAAAAGTCGCCACTCGGATCAGAAAAACACGCCCTCCCCCAGGGTCCACAGCTGGGACCAGCGGCCGGTCAGTTCCAGGTCGACGGCCGTCTCCCGGTTTTGGAGCCAGTCCGGGACCGCGAATTCATAGCGGGCGCTGATCGGGGTCCAGTTGTCGGTGTGGTTTTGCAGGGCGAACAGGAGGCGGCGTTGGCCGTCCGGGCGGGTGGCCCAGACCTGCACCATGCCGTCCAGGCCGACCCGGGGGAAAAACGACAACCGGGAGCGGTCGGTTGTCAGCGTCAGATGCATGACGCCGGGCCGGGACGCCAGGGCCGGGGCGACGGCCGACCAGGCTCCCAGGACGTTGTCCGGGATGCCGGCGAGGTTGTCGCGGCCGGTGATGCGGGTGGCCTGGGGCGTGTCGGCTGACTCGGCAAAGCGTTCTTCCAGATAATTTGTCAACTGGTTGGCAATGAGCTGGCCTTCGGCGTCCTTGAGGCAGCCGGCGGCGTCCCGGGTTGGGCAGAAAAAGGCTTCCAGGCCGGTCAGGCGCAGGGTCTCCTGGCTGCCGCCGCTGAGCGTCGGGGTGCGGCCGGCGCCGTGCAGGAGGAGGTCCACGGTCATGACGGCGTAAGGGGCGTCGCGCTGCAGGGCGATCTGACGCTGATGGGTGGGGTCGTAGCCGGTGGAAAGGGGATGGACGGTGGGCGGTTCGTCGTCGAAGCGGACCACGGCGGTCAGGGTGTTGCCCTGGCCGGTGTTGTCGAAAAGGACGTTTAAGCGAATGTCCTGGGGCTCGGGCGGGGCCAGCAGGGCAAAGGCGGCCCGGACCTGTCCCTCGGTCTGGTTGTGGATGGGAATGATGGCCGGCCCCCGGGCGTTTTGGTGGTGGTGGACCCCCTTGGCGATGTTGGCCGTGGCGAAAAAATCCCGGTAGCCCATGGACAGGCCGGCCCGGGCCGGCAGGGCGGTGATGCGGCGAACCGGATCGCGGGGAACGGCCAGGGCCATGACCGTCGAGGTCTCGATGCGGTGGCGCACCGCCCCGGGGCCGAAACGCGCTTCGAAATCGTCGGCGTCTTTGGCCAGATAGCCCCAATGGGCGCCGGCGGCAAAAAGCAGGTTGGCGGTCTGGTCGTCCGGGGTCAGGCCCGGGTTGTCCACGGCGTTTGGCCGGGGCGACTGGTCCAGATACCAGGACACGGCGTTGCCGTAATAGGCGTTGCCAAAGGAGACCACCGTGGCCGGGCCGTACAGCCGGGCAATCCCGGCGGCGGCCAGTTTGTAGTTGTTGCCGATAATCGGCACCTGATAGCTGTCGACGGTGTAGAACTGTTCCCGGTGCCAGACGAGCGGGTCCAGGGCGGCCAGGACCAGCACGGCGACGGTGATGGCCGGCAAGCGGGGGGCCAGTCGGGGCAGGCGGCCCAGGGCGGCGGCCATGGTCAGGGCGATGGGAATGCCCAGGCTCGACAGGTGGCGGGCATAGAGCCCGGTGGCCTTGCCCAGGACCACCAGGATGGCGATCGGGGCCAGGGTGAGGATGGCCAGCAGGAGAAAAGCCCGGCGGTCGGTCCGAAACAGGGTGAAAAAGCCCAGGCCGGCGGCGGTTCCCGCCAACAGCCGGGCCAGGGGAAGGTCGAAGAGGTACAGGACGCCGCCCAGGGCCTCGCCCACGGCCCGGGCGGCGTCGGCTGCGGTCTCGTCGGCTGCGGCAATGAGGGCCGGGGTGGCGCTTGTGCGGATGAGGCCGAAATAGGCTGCGGCAGTAATGGCGGCGCAGCCGGCGGCATAGCACACAATGGCCGGCAGCCGGGAGCGGGGCCGAGCCAGGGGCGGGATGGCCAGCAGGCAGCCGCCCATGGCGGCCAGCAGGGGAAAGGACAGGTAGTGGGTGGCGACCATGAAGGCGGCGCTGGCGAGCAGCCCCCAAATGGAGCGCAACCGGCCGTCCTTGAGGAAGCCGGCCAGGAAATACAGGGCGCACAGGTAGAAAAAGAGCCACAGGGAATAGGGCCGGGCCATGCGCGACAGCCACAGGTCCTGGGGCATGGCCAGCCACAGCGCCGCGGCAAGCAGACCCACGGACCGGGAAAAGAAACGCGTTCCGACAGCCATGACCATGGCCACGCAGCCAAGGCCGGCCAGGGCCGGCAGCAGGCGCACCAGGAAATCGGTCCGGCCCAGGTTGAGAAAGGCCTTGAGCAGCAGGTAGAACAGGGGCGGGTGTTCTTCCAGGGTCCGCGACAGCTCCAGGATGGCTTCGGTCGAGAGATGGGCGTTGAGCGGCGCGGCAACCTCGTCAAGCCACAACGACGGCGTCCCGAGGTCGTGGATGATCAGGAAGGCTGCAACACCAAGAATGAGAAAAGAAACAATGCGGTATGGGCGCATGACAACTGCACCCCACAAATCAGCCACGGTCCACCACCATTCCGCCCTCGACGACCTTAACTGCAATGGATATGATATTATTGAAAAAGTCAATGTGATACAAGGGGTGTGGCTAAAACGTCACGGCCCCGGGCCATAGGGCTGCTCCATTCCTGCCTGCCTGTTTCCCGTCGGCCATCGCCGCCGTTGCTCCCGGGCCGGGCCTCGGCTACTGTGCCCCCATGCAAAGAGCCGGCTTTTCCTTTCTGGTGTGTCCCGACCCGGAAATCATCCGGGAACGGGTGGAGCGTCTGCTGGCGGATTGCGGCCAGTCGTTTGCCCGGGAGGTGTTCTGGGGCGATGAGGAGATTGGCGCGCCGTTTTGGAGCGCCTTGACCGTGGCCAGTCTGTTTGCCGGCCGCCGGGCCGTGGTGGTGCGCCGGGCCGAGGCCTTGCCGGCGGAATTCTGGCCCAAGCTGACGCCGGCGCTCAAGGGGTTTAACGACGCGGTCTGGCCGTTTTTTTGCCTGGAAGGCCCGCTCGACCGCAAAGGCGGACCGAAACTGCCCAAAACCCTGGCCGAACAGCCCTATTTCCAGGTGGCCCAAAAGCGCAAATGGGTGTTTGTCTCGCCGGGCCTGACGCGGCGGGACATGGGACCGCGTCTGTCGGACTGGGCCGCCCGCCGGGGGCTGGTCCTGGGGCCGGGCGTGGCCGAGGCCCTGGCCGGGGCGCTGCCGCCCTCCCTGGCCCATGCCGACAACGAGCTGGCCAAGCTCGAGCTGGCCCTGGGGGATCGCACCAGCCTGGAGCTGGCCGATCTGGGCCTCTTGTCCCACCACGAGGGCATGGACGGCTTTGCCTTTCTCGACGCCCTGGCCGGCGGACGCGACCCGACCCTGGTGTGGCAGGAAATTTTCGACAAGGAACTGGCCGGGGAGGAGATGATTTTCCCCTTTATCGGGCTGTTGCTCTATGAAGCCCGGATGATGTGGCGTCTGGCCGTGGGCGAGGCCGACGACGTGCGCCTGCCGCCCCAGGTGCGCCAGAAAAAAGAGGCCATGGCCAGAAGGCTGGGATCGGCCGGGCTGACCCGGATCTTCGAAGCGGCCTTTGCCGCCGAAGCCGGCATCAAAACCGGGGCCAGAAAGCCGGATCAGGCCATGGAATTTCTGACCGCCGAGCTTTTCCGGCTTTTTAGCGGCCAGATGCGGGCTTCCTCCCGGATTTCGCCATGATGGGGCCGGCCTTTCCCGTGTTTCCGGCCGAAATTTGCCGAGTTTTCCCGCGTATCCGCCACAAACGCCTTGCCCGGACCGCAAACCATGCTTAGTAAGAAAGAATCGCCACACTATATCGGCCACCGCCGCCGCCTCAAAGACCGGTTGCTGGAAAATTCGCGCGCCCTGGCCGATTATGAAGTGCTGGAGCTGGTGCTGGGCTATGTCAATATCCGCCGCGACAACAAGCCCCTGGCCAAGGAGCTCTTGAGGCGGTTTGGCAATGTGCGCGGGGTGCTGACAGCCCGACTGGAAGAGATGCGGGACGTTGACGGGTTTGGCCCGGGCGCCGAGGAATTTTTGACCCTGTGGCGCGAGGTCTGGGCCCGGTTTCACGAGCAGCCGCTCAAGGACCGCATGGTGCTCAACAGCCCCGAGATCGTGGCCGAAATGGGCCGCTCGCGCATCGGGGTCAAGGAGCACGAGGAATTCTGGATGGCCCTGGTGGACACCAAGAACCGGCTGATCGGCTGGGAGCAAGTGAGCAAGGGCACGGTGGACCAGGCGGCGGTCTATCCCCGGGATGTCATTGCCGCGGCCCTGCGCCACAAGGCCAGCGGCGTGATTCTGGTCCACAACCACCCCGGGGCCGATCCCAGGCCCTCGGTTGAGGACGTGGAATTTACCCGGCGCATTGTCAGCGCCGCCAGGGAAATGGACATCCGGGTCCTGGACCATCTGGTGGTGACGGAAAACCGGTTTTTCAGCTTTCAGGCTGAAGGTATGATCTAATCCAAGGAGGCGCTCCATGACGGCGACGGATGCGACGGCCAAGGCGACGCCAAGCCTGCACGCCACCATTTCCGGCACGGTGCAGGGCGTGTATTTCCGGGCCTGGGTTTGTGATCAGGCCGTCAGCCTCGGCCTTCACGGCTGGGTGCGCAATCTGGCCGATGGCCAGGTGGAAGTGCTGGCCCAGGGCGCTCCCGAAGCCCTGGACGCCCTGAAGGAACGCCTGCCCCAAGGTTCGCCCCTGTCCCGGGTGGACCGCGTGACAGCGAACATGATCGAGTATGACAAGGCCTTCACGGCCTTTACCATTCGCGGCTAGGCCGCCATTCCGTTGAGGCCGCCTCCTCCGGGAGGCGTGATCGGCCCCTGTGCCGCTTGCGACGCAGACAAGGAGTCTGAGTATTATGGACAAGGAACACGACCCGAAGGCGGTCTCCGAGACGGAAGCCCCCGAGGCCGACGCGCCCAAGGCCGACACCGCTGCGGTGGCTGCCGGGAACGAAAGCGACGAGGCGACGCCGCCGGATATTCCGACCGAATTGCCGGTGTTGCCCGTGCGCGACATCGTGGTCTTCAATTATATGATCCTGCCGCTGTTTGTCGGCCGCGACAAGTCGGTCCAGGCCGTGGACGCGGCCCTAAACGGCTCGCGCTACATCCTGGTGCTCACCCAGAAGGACGAAAAGGTCGACGACCCCGGGGTGGACGACCTCTACCGGGTCGGCACGGTGGGCATGATCATGCGCATGCTCAAGATGCCTGACGGCCGGCTCAAAGTGCTGGTCCAGGGCCTGACCCGGGCCCGGGTGAAGGACTTCAGCTCGTCTGAGCCGTATCTCCAGGCCTCGGTGGAAGTGCTGGCCGAGCACGACCCCAAGGAAGCGACCCTGGAGCAGGAAGCCATGATGCGGGCCGCCCGGGAGCAGAGCGAAAAGATCCTGTCGCTTCGGGGCATGGCCTCGGCCGACATCATGGCCGTTTTAAACAGCGTCAACGAACCCGGCCGGCTGGCCGACCTGGTGGCCTCCAACCTGCGGATGCGGGTGGAAGAGGCCCAGCGGCTGCTGGAGTGCGAGGACCCGGTGGAGCGGTTGCGGCTGGTCAACGACCAGCTGGTCAAGGAAGCCGAAGTGGCCACCATGCAGGCCAAGATCCAGAACATGGCCAAAGAGGGCATGGACAAGGCGCAAAAGGACTTCTTCCTGCGCGAACAGCTCAAGGCCATTCGCCGGGAACTCGGCGAGGGCGGCGAGGAGTCCGACGACCTTGAGGAGCTCAAAGAGGCCCTGGACAAGGTCGGGATGCCCAAGGAAGTGAAAAAGGAGACGGACAAGCAGCTCAAGAGGCTGGTGTCCATGCATCCCGATTCCTCCGAGGCCGGCGTCATCCGCACCTATCTCGACTGGATGGTGGACCTGCCCTGGAAAAAGATGTCCAAGGACCGGCTCGACATCAAGGAAGCCAAGCGCATTCTCGACGACGACCATTTCGATCTGGAAAAGGTCAAGGAGCGCATCCTCGAATACCTGTCGGTCAGAAAGCTCAATCCGGGCATGAAAGGCCCCATCCTGTGCTTCGTCGGCCCTCCGGGCGTGGGCAAGACCTCGCTTGGCCGGTCCATTGCCCGGGCCCTTGGCCGCAAGTTCGTGCGCATGTCGCTCGGCGGGATGCGCGACGAGGCGGAAATCCGGGGGCACCGGCGCACCTACATCGGCTCCATGCCCGGCCGGGTCATCCAGAGCATCAAACAGGCCGGCACCCGAAACCCGGTCATCATGCTCGATGAGATTGACAAGGTCGGTTCGGACTTCCGGGGCGATCCGTCTTCGGCCCTCCTTGAGGTGCTCGATCCCGAACAGAACAATTCCTTCTCGGACCACTACTTAAACGTGCCCTTTGACCTGTCCAAGGTGATGTTCATCTGTACGGCCAACATGCTCGACACCATTCCGGCGGCGCTGCTTGACCGCATGGAAGTGATCCGCCTGCCCGGCTACACCGAGCAGGAGAAGGTCAAGATCGGCCGGCGCTACATTCTGCCGCGTCAGATCGAGGAAAACGGCCTGACCGCCGACGACGTGTCCATCTCCGATCTGGTGCTGGGCCGGGTGATCCGCGACTACACCCGCGAGGCCGGGCTTCGCAACTTCGAGCGCGAGGTCGGTTCGGTGTGCCGCAAACTGGCCCGCAGAAAGGCCGAGGGCGAGACGCCGCCGTTTCGGGTGACCATCTCGGCCCTGGAAAAGCTGCTTGGACCGGCGCGGTTCATGGACGACGAGCGCGAGGCCGATCTGCCGCCGGGCGTGGCCGTCGGGCTGGCCTGGACCCCGGTTGGCGGGGTGCTTTTGCACATCGAGGCGGCCACCACCCCGGGCAAGGGCGCGGTGCATCTGACCGGCAAGCTTGGCGAGGTCATGAAGGAATCGGCCCAGGCCGCGCTCACCTATGCCAAGTCCCGGGCCAAGGAACTCGGCATCGACCCCGAGGCCTTTGAGAAAAACGACATCCACATCCACGTGCCGGCCGGAGCCACGCCCAAGGACGGCCCGTCGGCCGGCGTCACCCTGGTCACGGCGCTCATCTCGCTTTTGACCAACACGCCGGTGTGCAACGATCTGGCCATGACCGGCGAGATTACCTTGCGCGGCCGGGTGCTGCCGGTTGGCGGCATCAAGGAGAAGATCCTGGCGGCGGTGGCGGCCGGCATGAAGCAGGTCATCATTCCGGCCAAGAATATGAAGGACATCCTGGATATTCCCAAGGATCTGCGCGGGCGCATCAAGATCATGCCGGTGGAGCGCATCGACGAGGTCTGGCCGTTGGCCTGCGCCAAGCCCGGGCTTGCGGCCAAGGCTGCGGCAACGCAGACGCCCGAGGCAACGGCTTAG
The Desulfovibrio sp. TomC genome window above contains:
- a CDS encoding APC family permease, with product MSDSPIRPLAWLRRVLFGRSLNLADHSVFHNLSLIAFFAWVGLGADGLSSSCYGPAEAYLALGQHGFLAVFVALASAATIIIISAAYSQIIELFPSGGGGYLVASKLLSPTVGMVSGCALLIDYVLTIAISIASGADAVFSFLPPEWLPYRLPVAAAGIIALTLLNLRGVKESVLVLVPVFMVFVVTHALGIGYGLWSHAMDLPAVVTRVGADVGAARSELGTVGMLLLVLHAYSMGAGTYTGIEAVSNGLPILREPKEKTGKRTMLYMALSLSLTVVGLILCFILYRVTAVPGKTLNAVLFESMAAGFGPTVGGGFVLITLVSEALLLFVAAQAGFVDGPRVLSNMALDRWFPTRFALLSDRLVTQNGIALMGVAGLILLLATDGAVDILIVLYSINVFVTFVLSQLGMVRHWWQVRGSSAHWGKGMLLNGLGLALTSFILITVTIVKFDAGGWVTIVITGALVLAALAVKRHYNRVWKSIRKLDVLRAVIDPENPYTRPIPKSAHGPKPDPQAPTAVIFVNGFSGLGVHTLLSVVRLFGKDIANYVFVQIGVVDAAVFRGTDKLNQLKTEMEEGLGKYVSVMTERGYHAEAHWAVGTDIVQEVLELAPPLRDRFPKAIFFGGQIVFEHDTFFTRFLHNYVVFSLQRQIYRLGMPFMIMPVRLDLPDGEDIAAV
- a CDS encoding glycosyltransferase; this translates as MTTPPSSAFRLSVRETLRCHLVSRDPLIIISYGLPLGAPMQLSPYLAHRKAYFLMGNWWSLLDRGVLVRTKQFYSLMRDMYPLHEYIFLTNAQEENALLERIGLPNYLCHHNAFLDEAIFRPLPDVNKDLDAVYTARPLPFKRHTLARRIPSWELLYYFDPTDPDKQQTYVRHLTRTMPGMVLPNHDPVDGAYRKLGPAAMCQAINRARVGLCLSQVEGGNYATTEYMLCGLPVVSTPSQGGRDAFLDPEISRVVEPDPRAVAAAVADLIAQDLSPRVVRLRTLLKIREQRQDFIRLIEALYEREGRREPFAEQFSAIFTHKMLTYPGTPEQFLARHGLLPGQDDDAPVLAPAANA
- a CDS encoding glycosyltransferase family 39 protein, translated to MRPYRIVSFLILGVAAFLIIHDLGTPSLWLDEVAAPLNAHLSTEAILELSRTLEEHPPLFYLLLKAFLNLGRTDFLVRLLPALAGLGCVAMVMAVGTRFFSRSVGLLAAALWLAMPQDLWLSRMARPYSLWLFFYLCALYFLAGFLKDGRLRSIWGLLASAAFMVATHYLSFPLLAAMGGCLLAIPPLARPRSRLPAIVCYAAGCAAITAAAYFGLIRTSATPALIAAADETAADAARAVGEALGGVLYLFDLPLARLLAGTAAGLGFFTLFRTDRRAFLLLAILTLAPIAILVVLGKATGLYARHLSSLGIPIALTMAAALGRLPRLAPRLPAITVAVLVLAALDPLVWHREQFYTVDSYQVPIIGNNYKLAAAGIARLYGPATVVSFGNAYYGNAVSWYLDQSPRPNAVDNPGLTPDDQTANLLFAAGAHWGYLAKDADDFEARFGPGAVRHRIETSTVMALAVPRDPVRRITALPARAGLSMGYRDFFATANIAKGVHHHQNARGPAIIPIHNQTEGQVRAAFALLAPPEPQDIRLNVLFDNTGQGNTLTAVVRFDDEPPTVHPLSTGYDPTHQRQIALQRDAPYAVMTVDLLLHGAGRTPTLSGGSQETLRLTGLEAFFCPTRDAAGCLKDAEGQLIANQLTNYLEERFAESADTPQATRITGRDNLAGIPDNVLGAWSAVAPALASRPGVMHLTLTTDRSRLSFFPRVGLDGMVQVWATRPDGQRRLLFALQNHTDNWTPISARYEFAVPDWLQNRETAVDLELTGRWSQLWTLGEGVFF
- a CDS encoding DNA polymerase III subunit delta yields the protein MQRAGFSFLVCPDPEIIRERVERLLADCGQSFAREVFWGDEEIGAPFWSALTVASLFAGRRAVVVRRAEALPAEFWPKLTPALKGFNDAVWPFFCLEGPLDRKGGPKLPKTLAEQPYFQVAQKRKWVFVSPGLTRRDMGPRLSDWAARRGLVLGPGVAEALAGALPPSLAHADNELAKLELALGDRTSLELADLGLLSHHEGMDGFAFLDALAGGRDPTLVWQEIFDKELAGEEMIFPFIGLLLYEARMMWRLAVGEADDVRLPPQVRQKKEAMARRLGSAGLTRIFEAAFAAEAGIKTGARKPDQAMEFLTAELFRLFSGQMRASSRISP
- the radC gene encoding RadC family protein, which codes for MLSKKESPHYIGHRRRLKDRLLENSRALADYEVLELVLGYVNIRRDNKPLAKELLRRFGNVRGVLTARLEEMRDVDGFGPGAEEFLTLWREVWARFHEQPLKDRMVLNSPEIVAEMGRSRIGVKEHEEFWMALVDTKNRLIGWEQVSKGTVDQAAVYPRDVIAAALRHKASGVILVHNHPGADPRPSVEDVEFTRRIVSAAREMDIRVLDHLVVTENRFFSFQAEGMI
- a CDS encoding acylphosphatase — protein: MTATDATAKATPSLHATISGTVQGVYFRAWVCDQAVSLGLHGWVRNLADGQVEVLAQGAPEALDALKERLPQGSPLSRVDRVTANMIEYDKAFTAFTIRG
- the lon gene encoding endopeptidase La, producing MDKEHDPKAVSETEAPEADAPKADTAAVAAGNESDEATPPDIPTELPVLPVRDIVVFNYMILPLFVGRDKSVQAVDAALNGSRYILVLTQKDEKVDDPGVDDLYRVGTVGMIMRMLKMPDGRLKVLVQGLTRARVKDFSSSEPYLQASVEVLAEHDPKEATLEQEAMMRAAREQSEKILSLRGMASADIMAVLNSVNEPGRLADLVASNLRMRVEEAQRLLECEDPVERLRLVNDQLVKEAEVATMQAKIQNMAKEGMDKAQKDFFLREQLKAIRRELGEGGEESDDLEELKEALDKVGMPKEVKKETDKQLKRLVSMHPDSSEAGVIRTYLDWMVDLPWKKMSKDRLDIKEAKRILDDDHFDLEKVKERILEYLSVRKLNPGMKGPILCFVGPPGVGKTSLGRSIARALGRKFVRMSLGGMRDEAEIRGHRRTYIGSMPGRVIQSIKQAGTRNPVIMLDEIDKVGSDFRGDPSSALLEVLDPEQNNSFSDHYLNVPFDLSKVMFICTANMLDTIPAALLDRMEVIRLPGYTEQEKVKIGRRYILPRQIEENGLTADDVSISDLVLGRVIRDYTREAGLRNFEREVGSVCRKLARRKAEGETPPFRVTISALEKLLGPARFMDDEREADLPPGVAVGLAWTPVGGVLLHIEAATTPGKGAVHLTGKLGEVMKESAQAALTYAKSRAKELGIDPEAFEKNDIHIHVPAGATPKDGPSAGVTLVTALISLLTNTPVCNDLAMTGEITLRGRVLPVGGIKEKILAAVAAGMKQVIIPAKNMKDILDIPKDLRGRIKIMPVERIDEVWPLACAKPGLAAKAAATQTPEATA